A DNA window from Sporosarcina sp. ANT_H38 contains the following coding sequences:
- the speB gene encoding agmatinase produces MLNRNVETFIGCDNEYEESKIVIFGAPFDSTTSFRPGTRFASKAMRGESFGIETYSPYQDKDLEDIAVFDGGDLELSFGNTSRALGQIEDFTTRILEDGKIPCMIGGEHLVTLGAMRAVAKKHPDLHVIQFDAHADLREDYLGETLSHATVIHRVWDLLGDDKIFQFGIRSGDRSEFQWGKDHVFTNKFNFDGLEEIVEKLKGKPVYLTIDLDVLDPSVFPGTGTPEAGGVSFMELLNAMLKVSGLNIVACDVNELSPIYDQSGVSTAVACKVLRELLLAI; encoded by the coding sequence TTATTTTCGGGGCTCCTTTTGACTCTACAACTTCTTTCCGTCCTGGAACACGCTTCGCCAGCAAGGCAATGCGCGGTGAATCGTTTGGAATTGAGACGTATAGTCCCTATCAGGATAAAGACTTAGAGGATATAGCTGTATTTGACGGTGGAGATTTGGAATTAAGTTTTGGGAACACGTCAAGAGCTTTAGGACAAATTGAAGATTTTACAACTCGAATTTTAGAAGATGGCAAAATTCCCTGTATGATTGGCGGCGAACATCTGGTGACACTCGGTGCAATGAGAGCTGTTGCTAAAAAACATCCTGACCTACATGTGATCCAGTTTGATGCACATGCAGATTTACGTGAGGATTATCTTGGTGAAACACTTTCTCATGCCACCGTTATTCACAGAGTTTGGGACTTGCTCGGAGACGACAAAATATTCCAATTCGGTATCCGCTCTGGAGACCGTAGTGAATTTCAATGGGGTAAAGACCATGTCTTTACAAACAAGTTTAACTTCGACGGGTTAGAAGAAATCGTTGAAAAACTTAAAGGGAAACCGGTTTATTTAACTATTGATTTGGATGTCCTAGACCCTTCTGTATTTCCTGGGACAGGTACACCTGAAGCCGGCGGAGTCAGCTTTATGGAATTACTGAATGCAATGTTAAAAGTAAGCGGCCTTAACATTGTTGCTTGCGACGTAAATGAGCTGTCTCCTATTTACGATCAAAGTGGTGTTTCTACAGCTGTAGCATGTAAAGTACTACGTGAATTGTTGTTAGCCATTTAA